CCCACGGCTTGCCGTCCGCGAGACCGATTATTGGATCGCGGGTCAGCCGACCATTCATAGAACCACGCCGATTGCGAGCTTGAGCGACGGCCTGGTCTTCGAGCGCACACTCAAAGGCGGGGGTCGCCAGACCCTGGAGCCGGAGCTCTCGTATCTGTACGTCCCCTATCGCAATCAGCAGGGGATCCCGTTCTTCGATACCGCCCCGGCGCCGTTTACCTATACAAACCTGTTCCGAACCAACAGTTTTTTCGGACCGGACCGCCAGGTGGACGCGAACCAGCTGATAGCCGGTCTCACCACGCGCCTTTATTCCTCCACGGGTCGCGAACGGCTGCGCGCGAGCGTCGGTGAGATTTATTACTTCCACAAACCCTCGATCTATGCGACCTACCAGACGCGCGTCCTCAATCGCACCTCGGATCTGGCGGCCGAGGCCTATGCGCGTCTCAGCCGGCACTGGTATGTGCGCGGATCGCTGGCCTGGAATCCCAACAATGACCAGACCGACGAGGGCGACGCCTATGTCGAGTACAGTCCCAAGCCCAACGCCATCATAACCGTCGGTCACCGGTATATCCGCGGGGTCCAGGAGCAGGTGGACGTGTCGCTCCAGTGGCCCGTGCTCATGCACTGGTCCACCCTGGTCGAGACCAGCTATTCGCTCACGCAATCGGCGAGCTTGGAGTCCTATCTCGGTATCCAATACAATAGCTGCTGCTGGGGACTGGGATTTTATGTCGGCAAGACCCTCGGTCTTAACAACACCCAATTCACGACCGCGATGTTCGAGTTCACGCTAAACGGCCTAGGCGCGCTCGGATCGGCGCCGGTCGTGCCCCTTAGCCAACACGGCTTCATGCTCGGCTACTAAAAGTCAGGAGATTACCTTATGTCCGCCGCACTCCTTCAGGCCCCGGTCGCCCCCCGCCCGGTAACGATCGACAAGATCGTTGCGGTCGTAAATAACGAGGTCATTACCCAAAACCAGCTGGACCGGCGGGTATCCCTGCTGATAAAGCGCCTGGCGGCGCGCGATGTGACCGTACCCCCGCGCCATCTCTTGGCGCGCAAGGTCTTGAGCCAGATGGTCTTGCAGCGGCTCGAGCTTCAGTATGCGCACAATATCGGCATCCGCGTGAGCCGGGCGCAGGTTAAGCACGCCGAGACCGCTCTCGCGGCCCGCAATCACATGACGCTGCCGCAGTTTGAGCAGGCGGTGGCAACCGAGGGGTTCACTCCCGCGGGCTTTCGTCACCGACTGCGCACGGAAATCACGATCCGCACGCTCATCATGCGCCGCATCAGCCGTTCGGTGATCGTGACCCGACGCGCGGTCGACCGGTTCCTCGCGCAGACACGCGCCGCCGATGGCACCCGTTACCATGTCGCCGAGATCACGCTCCAGTTTCCGGTGGCGGCCGATACCTCGGCGCGTCAGGCGGTCCGCAAGCGCGCCCTGCGCATCCTGAAAAAGATCCGCGCCGGCGAGCCGTTCAGTCAGGCGGCCATCGCTCATTCCCAGGATACCCATGCCCTGGAGGGGGGGGATATCGGATGGCGGACGGCGGCGCACCTGCGCCCGAGCTTTGTGCGCGCGCTACGCCAGATGAAGAGTGGGGATGTGCGGTTGGTGTCGGGACGTGGGGCCTACTATGTCATCAAGCTAAAGGGTAAGCGCGCCGGCCTGAAAGGACCGGAGCACGAGCAGGTGCGTCTGCGCGAGATCGTGCTCCGGCCGTCGCGCCGGGTATCGCTGCTCATTGCCCGCGAAAAATTGAAGGCCTTGAAGACGCGTCTTGCGCAGGGCGCGCATTTCAAGACCCTGGCGCGCGCGTATTCGGAGGGGAGC
The DNA window shown above is from Acidiferrobacter sp. SPIII_3 and carries:
- a CDS encoding peptidylprolyl isomerase, giving the protein MSAALLQAPVAPRPVTIDKIVAVVNNEVITQNQLDRRVSLLIKRLAARDVTVPPRHLLARKVLSQMVLQRLELQYAHNIGIRVSRAQVKHAETALAARNHMTLPQFEQAVATEGFTPAGFRHRLRTEITIRTLIMRRISRSVIVTRRAVDRFLAQTRAADGTRYHVAEITLQFPVAADTSARQAVRKRALRILKKIRAGEPFSQAAIAHSQDTHALEGGDIGWRTAAHLRPSFVRALRQMKSGDVRLVSGRGAYYVIKLKGKRAGLKGPEHEQVRLREIVLRPSRRVSLLIAREKLKALKTRLAQGAHFKTLARAYSEGSTAARGGSLGWMTVAGLPPALAEAARHLPLHTVGGPYATARGQALIEVVARRMRAGMTRNEARRLLRMRKGNALYVRWLQTLRDDAYVRYPSRV